CTATCGACACCCTCAACAGATGTTCCCCGGCTTCCAACTCCGCGCCGCTCTGAAGCCCTTTCACCCGCTCCACGCTTACGGCCAGAAGCTCTTCGGCCAGATATGCCCCATGAACCTCGAAAACCTTCTCCAGCGATTCGGATGCGGTGTCCCACTTCAACATTATGCGGTTCTCTATCTCCAGCCCCTCGTTCTTGCGGGCCACCTGCAGTTTGCGCAGAATCTCGCGCATGTAACCTTCTATGCGTATCTCCTCGGTAATCTCCGCGTTGAAGGCCACCCAGGTATTGCCGTCCTCGGCCACAGCCAGGCTCTCCGGCGACACCCCGGCCAGAATCAGGTCTTCCTTCGTAAGCTCCACGGGGCCGCCCTCGATGTTCACCGTCACCGTCTCCGCGCCGGATTTAAGGCTTGCGATAAGCTCATCCTTGGATACGCCGATGGCCTGGGCCAGAACGTTCATCAGCTTCCCCATGCGCGGCCCCAGCTTTTTGAAATCCGGTTTCAGGTCGTAACTCATGGGGCTTTTCGCGCCAAGGGCCGCAATCTCGATTTTCTTTACGTTCAGGGACTCCTTTAACGTCTCCTCAAACCGCGCCACCGCCCGTGCCTCCACGGGGTTGGCCGGGCCAACGGTGAGTAGCGACAACGGCTGGCGCACTTTTATCTTCTTCGCTTCCCGGGCCGACAGTGCGATGCTGTTTATCCTGATCACCGCCTCCATCTCGTCGGCCAGCGCCCTGTCCATCCGGGACGGGTCGCTTACAGGATAGTCCGCCAGGTGTACGCTTACGGGAGCATCCTTTACCACCGCGCGCAGAAGGTTCTGGTACATCTTCTCGGTCATGAAAGGTATTATGGGCGCCGCCAGCCGGGTTATGCCGTACAGGCATTCAAAAAGCGTTTCAAACGCGGCGCGGCAATCCGGGTCTGTCAATTCCCCCCAGAACCGCCGCCGGTTGTGTCGGATGTACCAGTTGGAGAGGGTTTCAACAAAATCCTCCAGCGCGCGGGTGGCGCCACGGATGTTTATGTCTTCGATGGAGGCGCGGCACCTGGTTATCACATCCTCCAACTCGGTGATTATCCACCGGTCGAAATCGCGCCTTTCGGTGAAGGGGGTGTGGTTCTCCGAGGGGACAAACCCGGCGATGCGGGCGTAGTTCACATAGAACCCGTAGGTGTTCCACAGGGTGTTGATGAACTTGCCCCTGATCTCCCGCAGAAGGGCGAACCCGAAATTGAGGTTTTTCGCCGGGTCATGCCTCATATATAGCCAGCGCATGACATCGGCCCCGGCCTGGTCCGCCGCGTCGTTGAACCATATGGCGTTCCCCTTGGACTTGTGCATCTCCTCCCCCTTCTCGTCGCGCACCAGCGCGTAACCCTTCAGGGTCTTGAAGGGGGCCATGTTCTCCATCATGGCGCTCATGGCCAGAAGGCTATAGAACCAGTTCCTGAACTGGCCGGGGAAACATTCCACAATAAGGTCCGCTGGGATCCATTTGGCCCAATACTCCCTGTCGGTGGAATAGCCGGTGGTGGAGTATGGCACTATGCCCGCGTCCAGCCAGGGGTTGCCCACATCTGGCACGCGATGGGCTTTGGAGCCGCATTTTTCACAGGCTATCTTCACCTGGTCTATCCACGGGCGGTGGGGGGTATGCCCCTCGAATTTATCCCAACCCTCGATGGCGCGGGATTTCAACTCCTCCCGGCCGCCGATAACGTCGAAATGACCGCACTTCTCACATGCCCATATCGGCAGGGCCAGACCCCAGAAGCGTTTTTTGGAGATCATCCAGTCGCTCATGTTCTCCAGCCATTCCATCTCCCGGTCATGCCCCCAGGCGGGTATCCAGCGGATGTCGTCCACTATCTTCTTTATCCGCTCGCGCCAGTCCATGTTGATATACCACTCGTCCACCAGGCGGAAAACCAGCTCGTCGCCGGTGCGCCAGCAATGGGGATAGAAATGGGGGTATTGCTCGGTGGCTATCAACAATCCTTTTTGGGTGAGACTGTCCAACACCAGGTCGCGCACATCATTGGAAGTGGCGTTCTTGCCGGTGAAGGAACCGAACTTGTCTATGAACAAAGCTCCGGCATCCAACGGGGAAAGTAGCGGTAGCCCCTCTTTTTTACCTATCACATGGTCCACATCGCCACATCCGGGGGCGATATGCACAATGCCCGTGCCTTCTCCGGCCACCACCGCCGGATTTCCCTGGCTGTCCCGCCCGCCGTCTATAACCCTATGGGCTTCCTTGGCCGGAGTGGTAACGCCGGGATTCTCGAAGGGATAGCCGCCTGGGATGGATTGCGCCTCCAGCTCGTCGAAGGGGCCCGCGTACCGCAACCCCACAAGCCCTGCGCCTTTTATCTTTCCCTCTATCTCATACCCGCCGCGTTCGTTGAAGATCTGGGCGATGGTCTTTAGTTTGGGAACCCCATCCAGCCACTCTTTCTTTTCCTTGAACTGCTTGTCCAGCCGTTTGAACTCCACGTTCTCGGCGGCCACATAATAGATCTGGCCGTCCTTTTTGGAGCGGAGCCGGACATACTCCAGATCCACGTTCACCGCCGCCGCCACGTTGGAGGTAAGGGTCCATGGCGTGGTAGTCCATATCAGGAGGTTCTCGCCGGGTTTGTCTATAAGAGGGAAACGCACGAACACCGACGTGTGCGCCACAAGCTTTCTGCCCTCGATAACCTCCATGTGGGAGTACGCGCAACCGGAGCGGCCCGACCAGGGCATCACGTCCGTTCCGCGATATACTTTGCCCTCGCTGTGGCATTTTTTCAGGAACGCCCAGATGGAGTAGTTGTTCTCCTCGCTCATGGTGTAGTAGGAGTTGTCCCAATCCATCCACATGCCGAGCCGTTTGGACTGGTCCGTCTGCACCCCGGAATATTTGATCACCCGGGCCTTGCAGTCGTTCACGAACCGGTCTATGCCATATTCCTCCACCTGGCGTTTGGTGGTGAACCCCTTTTCTTTTTCAACTTCCACTTCAACCCACAGGCCCTGGCAGTCGAACCCGTTTTGATAACGAAGCTCCCGCCCGTTCATGGCCCAATAGCGCTGGTAAGCGTCCTTATAGGTCCTTCCCCAGGCGTGATGCACCCCCATGGGGTTGTTGGCGGTGATGGGGCCGTCAAGAAATGAATATTTTTCTTTACCCCGGTTTTTCTCGCGAAGCAGGTTGAACGCGTCTGTGTCTTCCCACAACTTCAGGATATCCCGTTCCATGGCTGGCAGGTCAAACCAGCTGTCCACCTTCTCGTATCCGGCCTTGGCCGGGGCTTTATCGTCAAACGGCGCGTCCGCCGCGGTGTCTTCGCTCATGAAAACCTTCTATTGAGTTCAAACCATGTATGATTTCTGGCCGCAAGGGGATTATTATACATTATGGGGCTGGTTTTCGTTCATCGCGGAAACCATGAAATTCTCCGTCATTTCCTTCGCCAGTTCTTCCTCTTCCGGGGTAAGAAGGCTATCCATGAAACCGGCCTCCAAAACCCGCTCGAAGGCGCGGATAATGGCGTTACGGCCCTCATCCGCTTTGATCTTGATATACGGCAGGCTGTTGATGCCCCCCAGCCCCAAGGCCGCCTCTTCCCTGCGGCGCGGGTCGGTGAACCGCAGACATGAAAGGTATGCGCAGGTGTCCATCGTTAGTATAACGCTACCATGCTGAAGCGCCGCCTTTTTTGACCGGCGCTGGGCGGAGCCTACAACTTTACGCCCCATCACGGAAATCTCGTGCCTTGTCCTGGTGGCGAAGCAACAGGGGTTTTTAGCGTATTCTTTGACGCTGTCCTCGTCCACCGCCAGCCCCATATCCCGCAACGCGGTTTTCAACGCGCGGGCCACGGTTTCATACATTACCCTCAATGAGCCATAATGCCTGTCGCTTGCGGGAATCACCACAGAATAGGTGATCTCGTCCCAATGAAGCACGGCTCTCCCGCCGGTAGGCCGTCTTACAAGATCGATGTTATGGCTGTGGAGATACTCCGGATCCACGTCCGTCTCCACGTTTTGCGCGTATCCCACGGATAGCGTGGGCCTGCTCCATCCGTACAGGCGAAGAACCGGCGTTGCATCGTCCGATTCGGCCATGGCGCAAAGCGCCGCGTCCACAGCCATGTTCCACGCGCCATCGGCGGGCGCGTCCAGCAATAGCCGCCATTTATCTTTCATCATGCAATAATAAACGCCCGGCGGCCTTCACGCAAACCACTCTTGGATTGAAGGGCGGCGCGACGGCGTAATATACTTAACAAGGCAAGCCCCTCTTCCGGGGCGCAAGTTTTCACAATCCGGAGGCGTAATGAAATTTAGCGCGAAAGCATGCGAGCTGGACAAAGTCAGATCTGAAGCCACTGCCCTCTATCTTTTCGAGGGTGAGGCGCTGGATGGGGCTTTAAAACGGCTCGACAAGGCCTTGAATGGCCACATATCCAAAGCCGTAAAATCCGGCTTGTTCGAAGGGAAACAGGGGCAGACGTTACTGATAGACGGGCTGGGCATCATACCAGCCGGGAAAATACTTATAGCCGGGCTGGGCAAGAAGGAAAACGTTACCGTAGAAAAAGTGCGGCAGGTCTCCGGCAGGGTGGCCGCCATATTGCGCGACAACGGCGTGAAAAATTTCGTTACCGGGCTTGCGCAGGCGAAGGTTAAAGGGGCGGACACGGCCTTGCTGGCCCAGGCGGTGACAGAGGGCTCAATGCTGGCCCTCTATGTGTTCGACACGCTCAAGGCTGAAAAATCGCGGAGGAAAGTGGATTCCGCCACCCTTGCGGCGGAATCGGCCATCGAGGAGCGCAAGATGGCCGGAGGCGTGAAGAAAGGCGCCATCCTTGCGGATTCAGCCTGTTTGGCGCGGGACATGATAAACCTCCCATCCAATATAGCCACACCGTCATACCTTGCCGGGCAGGCGCGGAAAATGTCGGCGGAATATGGCGTTAAATGCTCCGTCTTCGGCCCCAAAGAGATAGAGAAAAACAAGATGGGCGGGCTTATGGCCGTGGCCAAGGGAAGCCACCAGCCGGCCAGGTTCATCATAATGGAATGGATGAAAGGGCCGAAAAACCAGAAGCCCATAGTTCTTGTCGGTAAGGGCCTTACCTTCGACACCGGCGGCATATCCATAAAGCCATCAGAGCGGATGGAGGAGATGAAGGCGGACATGTCCGGGGGCGCGGCGGTGATAGCGGCCATGCGTTCCGTGGCGGCGCTGAAATTGAAAACCAACGTGGTGGGGCTTGTGCCATCCACCGAGAACATGCCCGGCGGCTCCGCCACCAAACCGGGGGACGTGGTGACATCCCTGTCCGGCGTCTCCATGGAAATAATCAACACCGACGCGGAGGGGCGGCTTATCCTTTCCGACGCGCTGGCCTACGCCGGTAAATACGAGCCTGATTGCGTGGTGGACATCGCCACCCTCACCGGAGCCTGCATGGTGGCGCTTGGAACCCACTGCTCCGGCCTTTTCGGCAACGACGACGATTTGATGGAACAATTAAAAGATTCGGGCGAAATATCCGGTGAACGGTTGTGGCCCATGCCCCTCTGGCCCGAATATGAGGACCAGATAAAAAGCGAAGTGGCGGACATAAAGAACGTAGGCCCCCGCTGGGGCGGGGCCATCACCGCCGCCGCTTTCTTAAAGCGCCATGTGAAAGGCAAATGGGCCCATCTGGACGTGGCGGGCACCGCTTATATCAGCGATAAGGCGCGTAGCTACATCCCGCTGGGCGGTGTGGGCATTGGCGTGCGGCTTTTTGTCGATTTCATAGAGAAACGCGCGGGGCTTTAAATTGTGCACGAAATGTCCGTGGCTATAAGCGTGGCGCAGATTGCGGAGACCCATGCCCGCGAAAAAAACGCCAGCAGGATACTGTCCGTCACCGTGGAGGTGGGGGAGCTTAGCGGCGTCATGCCCGACGCGCTGGCTTTCTGTTACGAGGCGGCGGTGAAGGGAAGCCTGGCAGAGGGTAGCCAACTTGTTATCGAGAAAATAGCCGCTAAGGCGCAGTGCCCCGACTGCGGCTTGAGCTTCGCGCCGGAAAACCGCATATTCATCTGCCCCAAGTGCGAAGGGTTGTCCGCGGCAATGGTGGCCGGGGAAGAGCTGGCCGTGCGCCAGATGGAGATTGAATAATGGCCGAGGTGGTGGAAGTCAGGAAAAACGTGCTCGGCAAGAACGACGAGATAGCCGCGGCCAACCGCGAACATCTCGCGCGGCTTTCCGTTACGGCGTTAAATTTCGTAAGCTCGCCGGGGGCGGGCAAAACCTCTTTGCTGGTGCGCACCCTCAACGACCTGAAAGACGAAATCAGGTTCGCGGTAATCGAGGGGGACCAGGAGACGGACAACGACGCCCGGAGGATAGCGGAAACCGGCGTTCCCGTCACGCAGATAAACACCATATCGGCGTGCCATCTGGACGCGCAGATGGTGCGCGGCGCGTTTGCCGAAATACCCTTGCAGACCGTGGACACTTTGCTTATCGAAAACGTGGGCAACCTGGTATGCCCCGCCTCTTACGACCTGGGGGAGAATATGAAAGTGGCGGTGATGTCCGTCACCGAAGGGGAAGACAAACCGGCCAAATACCCAAAGATGTTCCGGGTGTCGTCGGCGCTGTTGATTACCAAGGCTGACCTTCTGCCCCATCTGGATTTCGACCTGCCCCGCGCCGTGGAATACGCGAGGAACGTGAATCCCTCGCTGAAGATTTTCACGGTGTCGTCGAGAACCGGCGAGGGGATGGAGGATTGGTACGGTTTCATCCGGGCAATGCGGAATGCCGGGCAAGGGTGAGCGTGCGCGGAAAATAATTGAAGTCACCGGCATCGTGCAGGGTGTCGGGTTCAGGCCGTTCATCCACCACCTGGCTGGAAAACACGGCGTGGCGGGCAATGTTCTTAATAATGTTCGCGGTGTTGTTATAAACGCCGAGGGCGCTCATAACGCCGTGAACGCTTTCGAGGAAGACATCGTAGAGCTGGCGCCGCCACTTGCCCATATCACATCCATAAAATCCACATTCGCCGAGCCCACTGGGGCCAGGGGTTTTGTGATAGTGGAAAGCGAATACGTAGGGGACAAACGGGCGCTAATAGCCCCGGACGCGGATGTTTGCCCCGATTGCCTGCGGGAAATGCTCGACCCTGCCGACCGCCGCCACCGTTACCCGTTCATCAACTGCGTAAATTGCGGCCCGCGGTTCACCATCGTCACGGACGTTCCCTACGACAGGCCCAACACCACCATGTCGGCGTTCCCCATGTGCCATTATTGCCGGAGTGAATACGAAAACCCGGAGAACAGACGATACCACGCCCAGCCCGTGGCCTGCCCTGTGTGTGGTCCGAGGTTGATGTTCCTCGGGCCGGATTTTATGCCACTAGCCGCTGATGACCCTATTGTCGCCGCGATGGAAACGTTGGCGCAGGGAAAAATCGTGGCCATTAAAGGAATCGGCGGCTATCACCTGGCTTGCGACGCGGGGAACGACGAGGCCGTAAACCGGCTACGAACCTTGAAAAAGCGGGACGAAAAACCTTTCGCCATCATGTTTACTGATTTAGCGACCGTCGCCAGATATGCCCACCTAAGCGAGAAAGAGCTGGCGCTTCTTGCCAGCAGGCCTCATCCAATCACTCTGGTGAAGAAAATAGCGGCGCCCAGTTTCAATTCATCCACTCCGGGCAACCGCTATATAGGCGCCATGCTACCCTACTCCCCGCTTCACCACCTGCTTTTCCATACGGCGCCGTACAACTCCCTGGTGATGACATCCGCCAACATAAGCGACGAGCCCATCGTTTACCGTGATGATGACGCAAAAACGCAACTGGCGGGAATCGCCGATAATTACCTGGCCCACAACCGGCCCATCCACAACAAGGCGGACGATTCCATCGAGAAGGTCATGGGCCACGGCCCTGTGGTAATCCGGCGCTCCCGGGGCTACACGCCTGCGCCTATCATGCTGGACAGGGAATACCCTAATATCCTGGCCGTTGGAGGTGAGCTTAAGAACACCTTCTGCCTGATAAAAGGCGATCGGGCTTTTTTAAGCCAGCACATGGGCGATTTAAAATATGAAGACACCCTCGCCACCTTCACCGAAGGAGTCGAGCGGATGTTGGAGCTATTGGGCATCAACGAGCTGGCGGCCGTGGCCCACGACATGCACCCGGCGTATCTCAGCTCCACCTACGCCCTATCGCGGCCGGAGGCGGTAAAGGTAGCCGCGCAACACCATCACGCGCACATGGCGTCGCTCATGGCGGAGCGTGGATTGGACGGGGAGGTTATCGGCATTATCTTCGATGGCACGGGATATGGTCTTGATGGCTCGATCTGGGGTGGCGAGTTCTTGACCGGATCCGCACGGCAGTTTAAACGAGCGGGCGCGATAAATCCCATCCCCCTGTTAGGCGGCGACGCGGCGATAAGAGAGCCATACCGGTTGGCGCTGGCGTTGTTGTTTGAACTCTATGGCGACAGCTTTCCAACGTTGCCGGTAGAATGGTTAAACTCGCTGGAGCCGCAGAGGCTCCAAATCTTTCGCACGATGCTAAAGAACCGCGTGAACACCCCGTTATCGCATGGAATGGGCAGGATGTTCGACACTGTTTCGGCCCTTATCGGGCTTTGCCCCCGCGCTTCTTTCGAGGGGCAAGCCGCCATGGCGCTGGAGATGGAGGTTGAAACCGGCGGTTACGAGGCGTATCCTTTTTTTATCGCCGCAGATGGGGGGCAGGCTGTCTCGCTGGATTTCAGGGACACCTTCAAATCGCTGGTTGAGGACGTTATCGCAAGGCGTGGAATGGGGATTATGGCGGCCAGGTTCCACGAGACGGTGGCGCAAGCCGCTTTAGCCATGGCAGGCCGTATCCGCAAAGAAAGCGGGCTGAACCGCGTTCTTTTATCCGGTGGTGTTTTCCAGAATTCAGTTTTGTCCGACAGGCTGGGCGCATTGCTCCAATCGGCCGGTTTTGATGTGTACCGGCATGGCAGGGCGCCTTGCAACGATGGGGGCCTTGCGCTTGGGCAGGCTTTAATAGCCGCTAAAACTCTGGTGAACGATTAATACGGGAGAATCGCTACATGTGCGTTGCCGTGCCGATGAAAGTTATCGAAGTGGATGACGTGAACTGCGTGGCGGAAATAGACGGCGTCCGCAAAACCATCTGCGTCATGACGCTGGACGACGTTAAACCCGGAGATTATGTGATGGCGCACGCCGGTTTCGCCATCGCCAAGGTGGACCCTGCCACCGCCGACGAAACATTGCGGCTGATGCGCGAGATCGTGGAGTCGGAGGAACGGGATAGATGAGATACATCGAAGAGTTCCGCGACGGGAAGCTGGCCGCAAAGCTTGAGCAAGACCTGGTCCGGGAAGCCGCAAGGCTTGCCAGGGCCATTACACTGATGGAAGTTTGCGGTACCCATACCATGTCCATCTACCGTCACGGTTTGCGCTCCATGTTCCCGGAAAACGTGAAAATGGTATCTGGCCCCGGGTGCCCGGTTTGCGTGACACCCGTGGGTTATGTGGACATGGCCATTGAGCTGGCGCGAACGCCGGGGGTGATAATCACCACCTTCGGCGACATGATGCGCGTGCCCGGCACATCCTCCGCCCTGCAGAAAGAGCGCGGCGCTGGAAAGGACGTGCGGGTGGTATATACCGCCTTGGACGCGCTGACCGTGGCCGCCAACAATAAAAATAACGAGGTGGTGTTCCTGGGAGTGGGCTTTGAGACCACCGCCCCTTCCATAGCCTCCACAATCATCATGGCCAAAAAGCTGGGTATCACAAACTTCTCCGTTCTTTGCGCGCACAAGGTGATGCCGGAACCCATGGAGGCTTTAACCAGCGGCCAGTTGAAGCTGGACGGCTACATGTGCCCCGCACATGTCTCCGCCATTATCGGCGAGGAGGGTTATAGGCCCATTGCAGGAAAATACGGCGTCCCCTGCGTCATTACCGGGTTTGAGCCGCTGGACATCCTTCGTGGCGTAATCATGCTTGTCCGGCAGGTGGCCGATGGACGGGCCGAGGTTGAAAACGAATATAACCGCGTTGTCCTGCCCGAGGGCAATAGGAAAGCGCAGGCCATATTGGCGGACGTGTTCGTAAAATCCAGCGCGGTGTGGCGCGGTCTGGGCCCCATACCCGATAGCGGCCTGGCCATCGCGCCAAAGTATGAAGCTTATGACGCGGCCAAAAAATTCGGGATTGTAGAGCCTCCATCCCGTGAAAATCCGGCATGCGTGTGTGGAGAGATACTTAAAGGGTTAAAAGGGCCGCAGGACTGCCCGCTGTTCGGAAAAGCGTGTGTCCCGGAAAACCCCATCGGGGCCTGCATGGTCTCTTCGGAAGGCACATGCGCCGCCCATTACCGTTATGGCGCAGGAGCGTTGGCCCATGCGTGACAAGTTCATTCTTCTGGGCCATGGCTCCGGCGGCCAAATGACCGGAGAACTGCTGTCCAAAGTGGTAAT
Above is a genomic segment from Nitrospinota bacterium containing:
- a CDS encoding leucyl aminopeptidase; the encoded protein is MKFSAKACELDKVRSEATALYLFEGEALDGALKRLDKALNGHISKAVKSGLFEGKQGQTLLIDGLGIIPAGKILIAGLGKKENVTVEKVRQVSGRVAAILRDNGVKNFVTGLAQAKVKGADTALLAQAVTEGSMLALYVFDTLKAEKSRRKVDSATLAAESAIEERKMAGGVKKGAILADSACLARDMINLPSNIATPSYLAGQARKMSAEYGVKCSVFGPKEIEKNKMGGLMAVAKGSHQPARFIIMEWMKGPKNQKPIVLVGKGLTFDTGGISIKPSERMEEMKADMSGGAAVIAAMRSVAALKLKTNVVGLVPSTENMPGGSATKPGDVVTSLSGVSMEIINTDAEGRLILSDALAYAGKYEPDCVVDIATLTGACMVALGTHCSGLFGNDDDLMEQLKDSGEISGERLWPMPLWPEYEDQIKSEVADIKNVGPRWGGAITAAAFLKRHVKGKWAHLDVAGTAYISDKARSYIPLGGVGIGVRLFVDFIEKRAGL
- the hypF gene encoding carbamoyltransferase HypF codes for the protein MPGKGERARKIIEVTGIVQGVGFRPFIHHLAGKHGVAGNVLNNVRGVVINAEGAHNAVNAFEEDIVELAPPLAHITSIKSTFAEPTGARGFVIVESEYVGDKRALIAPDADVCPDCLREMLDPADRRHRYPFINCVNCGPRFTIVTDVPYDRPNTTMSAFPMCHYCRSEYENPENRRYHAQPVACPVCGPRLMFLGPDFMPLAADDPIVAAMETLAQGKIVAIKGIGGYHLACDAGNDEAVNRLRTLKKRDEKPFAIMFTDLATVARYAHLSEKELALLASRPHPITLVKKIAAPSFNSSTPGNRYIGAMLPYSPLHHLLFHTAPYNSLVMTSANISDEPIVYRDDDAKTQLAGIADNYLAHNRPIHNKADDSIEKVMGHGPVVIRRSRGYTPAPIMLDREYPNILAVGGELKNTFCLIKGDRAFLSQHMGDLKYEDTLATFTEGVERMLELLGINELAAVAHDMHPAYLSSTYALSRPEAVKVAAQHHHAHMASLMAERGLDGEVIGIIFDGTGYGLDGSIWGGEFLTGSARQFKRAGAINPIPLLGGDAAIREPYRLALALLFELYGDSFPTLPVEWLNSLEPQRLQIFRTMLKNRVNTPLSHGMGRMFDTVSALIGLCPRASFEGQAAMALEMEVETGGYEAYPFFIAADGGQAVSLDFRDTFKSLVEDVIARRGMGIMAARFHETVAQAALAMAGRIRKESGLNRVLLSGGVFQNSVLSDRLGALLQSAGFDVYRHGRAPCNDGGLALGQALIAAKTLVND
- the hypB gene encoding hydrogenase nickel incorporation protein HypB — translated: MAEVVEVRKNVLGKNDEIAAANREHLARLSVTALNFVSSPGAGKTSLLVRTLNDLKDEIRFAVIEGDQETDNDARRIAETGVPVTQINTISACHLDAQMVRGAFAEIPLQTVDTLLIENVGNLVCPASYDLGENMKVAVMSVTEGEDKPAKYPKMFRVSSALLITKADLLPHLDFDLPRAVEYARNVNPSLKIFTVSSRTGEGMEDWYGFIRAMRNAGQG
- the hypA gene encoding hydrogenase maturation nickel metallochaperone HypA, whose amino-acid sequence is MSVAISVAQIAETHAREKNASRILSVTVEVGELSGVMPDALAFCYEAAVKGSLAEGSQLVIEKIAAKAQCPDCGLSFAPENRIFICPKCEGLSAAMVAGEELAVRQMEIE
- a CDS encoding lipoate--protein ligase family protein, which produces MMKDKWRLLLDAPADGAWNMAVDAALCAMAESDDATPVLRLYGWSRPTLSVGYAQNVETDVDPEYLHSHNIDLVRRPTGGRAVLHWDEITYSVVIPASDRHYGSLRVMYETVARALKTALRDMGLAVDEDSVKEYAKNPCCFATRTRHEISVMGRKVVGSAQRRSKKAALQHGSVILTMDTCAYLSCLRFTDPRRREEAALGLGGINSLPYIKIKADEGRNAIIRAFERVLEAGFMDSLLTPEEEELAKEMTENFMVSAMNENQPHNV
- the hypD gene encoding hydrogenase formation protein HypD; this encodes MRYIEEFRDGKLAAKLEQDLVREAARLARAITLMEVCGTHTMSIYRHGLRSMFPENVKMVSGPGCPVCVTPVGYVDMAIELARTPGVIITTFGDMMRVPGTSSALQKERGAGKDVRVVYTALDALTVAANNKNNEVVFLGVGFETTAPSIASTIIMAKKLGITNFSVLCAHKVMPEPMEALTSGQLKLDGYMCPAHVSAIIGEEGYRPIAGKYGVPCVITGFEPLDILRGVIMLVRQVADGRAEVENEYNRVVLPEGNRKAQAILADVFVKSSAVWRGLGPIPDSGLAIAPKYEAYDAAKKFGIVEPPSRENPACVCGEILKGLKGPQDCPLFGKACVPENPIGACMVSSEGTCAAHYRYGAGALAHA
- a CDS encoding isoleucine--tRNA ligase; translation: MSEDTAADAPFDDKAPAKAGYEKVDSWFDLPAMERDILKLWEDTDAFNLLREKNRGKEKYSFLDGPITANNPMGVHHAWGRTYKDAYQRYWAMNGRELRYQNGFDCQGLWVEVEVEKEKGFTTKRQVEEYGIDRFVNDCKARVIKYSGVQTDQSKRLGMWMDWDNSYYTMSEENNYSIWAFLKKCHSEGKVYRGTDVMPWSGRSGCAYSHMEVIEGRKLVAHTSVFVRFPLIDKPGENLLIWTTTPWTLTSNVAAAVNVDLEYVRLRSKKDGQIYYVAAENVEFKRLDKQFKEKKEWLDGVPKLKTIAQIFNERGGYEIEGKIKGAGLVGLRYAGPFDELEAQSIPGGYPFENPGVTTPAKEAHRVIDGGRDSQGNPAVVAGEGTGIVHIAPGCGDVDHVIGKKEGLPLLSPLDAGALFIDKFGSFTGKNATSNDVRDLVLDSLTQKGLLIATEQYPHFYPHCWRTGDELVFRLVDEWYINMDWRERIKKIVDDIRWIPAWGHDREMEWLENMSDWMISKKRFWGLALPIWACEKCGHFDVIGGREELKSRAIEGWDKFEGHTPHRPWIDQVKIACEKCGSKAHRVPDVGNPWLDAGIVPYSTTGYSTDREYWAKWIPADLIVECFPGQFRNWFYSLLAMSAMMENMAPFKTLKGYALVRDEKGEEMHKSKGNAIWFNDAADQAGADVMRWLYMRHDPAKNLNFGFALLREIRGKFINTLWNTYGFYVNYARIAGFVPSENHTPFTERRDFDRWIITELEDVITRCRASIEDINIRGATRALEDFVETLSNWYIRHNRRRFWGELTDPDCRAAFETLFECLYGITRLAAPIIPFMTEKMYQNLLRAVVKDAPVSVHLADYPVSDPSRMDRALADEMEAVIRINSIALSAREAKKIKVRQPLSLLTVGPANPVEARAVARFEETLKESLNVKKIEIAALGAKSPMSYDLKPDFKKLGPRMGKLMNVLAQAIGVSKDELIASLKSGAETVTVNIEGGPVELTKEDLILAGVSPESLAVAEDGNTWVAFNAEITEEIRIEGYMREILRKLQVARKNEGLEIENRIMLKWDTASESLEKVFEVHGAYLAEELLAVSVERVKGLQSGAELEAGEHLLRVSIVKA
- a CDS encoding HypC/HybG/HupF family hydrogenase formation chaperone, giving the protein MCVAVPMKVIEVDDVNCVAEIDGVRKTICVMTLDDVKPGDYVMAHAGFAIAKVDPATADETLRLMREIVESEERDR